In Brachypodium distachyon strain Bd21 chromosome 2, Brachypodium_distachyon_v3.0, whole genome shotgun sequence, one genomic interval encodes:
- the LOC100843337 gene encoding WAT1-related protein At3g18200 has translation MGRDHDNQQQEAGAVVRHEKVKLFMGVLALQLMLAGFHIVSRAALNMGVSKLVFIVYRNLISLALLAPFAYFLEKKDRPPLTFSLLAEFFVLALIGITANQGFYLLGLYHLSPTYASAIQNTVPAITFVMAAVLRLEQVDLGRRHGVAKVVGTVVSVGGATVITLYKGIPLFARHNLHVQSMVELASSSPIFNWTLGCIFILGHCLSWSGWMVLQVPVLKRYPARLSLITMTCVFGLLQFLVIAAFTEEDLSRWKVSSGGELFTILYAGLVASGVAFALQIWCIDRGGPLFTAVFQPVQTVAVAVMAAVILGDQLYTGGIIGAVLIVIGLYFVLWGKSEEKRTKVLNQDPDTVTRHLLAGQQDSSPAKDRQVNTDLA, from the exons ATGGGGAGGGATCATGATAATCAGCAGCAGGAAGCAGGGGCAGTGGTGCGGCATGAGAAGGTGAAGCTGTTCATGGGGGTGCTGGCGCTGCAGTTGATGCTGGCCGGGTTCCACATCGTGAGCCGGGCGGCGCTCAACATGGGCGTCAGCAAGCTCGTCTTCATCGTCTACCGCAACCTCATCTCCCTCGCACTCCTTGCCCCCTTCGCCTACTTCCTCGAGAA GAAAGACAGGCCGCCGCTCACCTTCTCTTTGCTGGCGGAGTTCTTCGTGCTAGCACTCATCGG GATCACTGCGAACCAGGGGTTCTACCTGCTGGGGCTGTACCACCTGTCACCAACCTACGCGTCCGCGATACAGAACAcggtgccggcgatcaccttCGTGATGGCAGCGGTGCTAAGGCTGGAGCAGGTGGACCTGGGCCGGCGGCACGGGGTGGCGAAAGTGGTGGGGACCGTGGTCAgcgtcggcggcgccaccgTGATCACGCTCTACAAGGGCATCCCGCTCTTCGCCCGGCACAACCTCCACGTCCAGTCCATGGTGGAGCTTGCTTCCTCCAGCCCCATCTTCAACTGGACCCTCGGCTGCATCTTCATCCTCGGCCACTGCCTCTCCTGGTCCGGATGGATGGTCCTCCAGGTGCCCGTGCTCAAGAGGTACCCGGCGAGGCTGTCGTTGATCACCATGACCTGCGTCTTCGGCTTGCTCCAGTTCCTCGTCATCGCGGCTTTCACTGAGGAAGACCTTAGCCGGTGGAAGGTCAGCTCCGGTGGGGAGCTCTTCACCATCCTCTACGCC gggCTGGTGGCATCTGGAGTTGCTTTTGCTCTGCAGATCTGGTGCATCGACAGGGGAGGCCCGCTTTTCACCGCCGTCTTCCAACCCGTGCAGACCGTCGCCGTTGCCGTCATGGCCGCCGTCATCCTCGGCGACCAGCTCTACACCGGAGG GATTATTGGAGCCGTGCTGATCGTCATCGGGCTCTACTTCGTGCTGTGGGGCAAGAGCGAGGAGAAGAGAACCAAGGTCCTGAACCAAGATCCGGACACGGTCACCAGGCacctgcttgccgggcagcaAGACTCGTCTCCGGCCAAAGATCGACAAGTGAACACTGACCTGGCGTGA